A window from Deltaproteobacteria bacterium encodes these proteins:
- a CDS encoding FecR family protein, with protein sequence MIRFILVIILMLLAGSPAWAQDAIGFVKTVSGSAAVIDAGKPVKAEVGTPIKLGNTLMTGTKGAMGVTFKDNTVMSFGPDTELTVDEYLYAPGKDNLKFGTRMSKGSLQVISGVIAKLKPSSVTMKTPTGTIGIRGTRFLVKVEPQNGREKP encoded by the coding sequence ATGATACGCTTCATCCTAGTAATCATCCTGATGCTCCTGGCCGGATCGCCGGCATGGGCCCAGGATGCGATTGGCTTCGTCAAGACGGTCTCGGGCAGCGCAGCAGTGATCGATGCCGGAAAGCCGGTCAAGGCCGAGGTCGGTACTCCCATCAAACTTGGAAACACTTTGATGACCGGAACCAAGGGGGCCATGGGCGTCACCTTCAAGGACAATACCGTCATGTCCTTCGGGCCGGACACCGAACTGACGGTGGACGAGTACCTCTATGCGCCGGGGAAGGACAACCTGAAGTTCGGTACGCGCATGTCGAAAGGCTCCCTGCAGGTTATCTCGGGCGTGATCGCCAAGCTCAAACCGAGCTCTGTGACCATGAAGACGCCGACAGGCACGATCGGAATCCGCGGCACCCGCTTTCTTGTCAAGGTCGAGCCGCAGAACGGGAGGGAAAAGCCATGA
- a CDS encoding response regulator, translated as MKGKILVIEDNEQNLYLVRFILEQSNYEVFAALDGKAGIEMAASLKPDLILLDIQLPVMDGYAVAHNLRQNLDLADTPIVAVTSYAMSGDREKVMEAGCNGYIEKPIDPDTFVAKVEQHLPVRTTGEL; from the coding sequence ATGAAGGGAAAAATCCTTGTCATCGAAGACAACGAACAGAATCTTTATCTGGTCAGGTTCATCCTTGAGCAGAGCAACTATGAAGTCTTCGCCGCGCTGGATGGTAAAGCAGGCATTGAAATGGCGGCTTCGCTAAAACCGGATCTGATCCTCCTGGATATCCAGTTGCCTGTCATGGATGGTTACGCCGTCGCCCACAACTTAAGGCAGAACCTGGACCTTGCAGATACTCCCATTGTTGCCGTGACGTCCTATGCAATGTCCGGTGACCGTGAAAAGGTCATGGAAGCCGGCTGTAATGGATATATAGAGAAACCAATTGATCCGGATACCTTTGTGGCAAAAGTTGAACAACATTTGCCCGTAAGGACTACAGGAGAGCTTTGA
- a CDS encoding ATP-binding protein, producing the protein MKLKTKLFVLYYGWLILCPLLVLLIPIYPDNSSAAGKDRIVRVGVYENAPKVFIPEPGKPAGIFIDIIEHIAKSEGWTLRYVPGTWGEGLDRLSKGEIDLMPDVAYSLEREKVFSFHKEPVLSDWFQVYASKDKQIRSIVDLDGKRIVVLERSVQQEAFRQLAENFRFKITLISLPDYKQAFEVVARGEADAAITNRFYGLVHAHKMGLEETAVIFHPTQLFFAAPRGAPDELLKTIDKHLLELKNDSQSLYYESLKRWTTEKTVFKLPAWMKTLALIAGLALLISLVAGVLLKVQVNARTLELRQINQEMEQRIKLRTAELANAMEKAQDADRIKSAFLATMSHELRTPLNSIIGFTGIILQGIVGPLNDEQKKQLNMVRGSAQHLLSLINDVLDLSKIEAGQLQIAYENFDLRSMMEKAVESARPLTGKKGLELTYAVSPEIETINSDRRRVEQILLNLISNAVKFTEKGSVKIECKPEADNVTIRVVDTGIGIKTEDLETLFRAFRQIDSGMTRKYEGTGLGLSISKRLVELMGGQIRVTSEWGAGSTFSFSLPKERKEP; encoded by the coding sequence ATGAAACTCAAGACAAAATTGTTTGTCCTTTATTACGGATGGCTGATTTTATGCCCGCTTCTGGTTCTTTTGATACCGATTTATCCTGACAATTCATCGGCGGCCGGCAAAGATCGCATCGTGCGTGTGGGCGTTTATGAAAACGCTCCCAAGGTGTTTATTCCCGAGCCCGGCAAACCCGCAGGCATCTTCATTGATATCATCGAGCACATCGCTAAAAGCGAAGGATGGACCTTGCGCTATGTGCCCGGCACGTGGGGGGAGGGATTGGATCGCCTGTCCAAAGGCGAGATAGACTTGATGCCCGATGTGGCATATTCCCTGGAGCGCGAAAAAGTATTCTCCTTTCACAAGGAACCGGTCCTGTCCGACTGGTTTCAGGTATATGCCAGCAAAGACAAGCAAATCCGTTCGATAGTAGATTTGGATGGGAAAAGAATAGTTGTTCTGGAACGTTCGGTTCAACAGGAGGCTTTCAGGCAGCTCGCTGAAAACTTCAGATTTAAAATCACCCTCATTTCGCTGCCGGATTACAAACAGGCCTTCGAGGTGGTTGCCAGAGGGGAGGCCGACGCCGCCATTACCAATCGTTTCTACGGGTTGGTGCATGCACATAAGATGGGGCTGGAAGAGACAGCGGTTATATTCCATCCAACTCAACTTTTTTTTGCAGCGCCCCGGGGGGCTCCGGATGAACTGTTGAAAACCATTGATAAACACCTGCTGGAACTAAAGAATGATTCTCAGTCACTATATTACGAGTCATTGAAGCGGTGGACAACCGAAAAAACCGTATTTAAACTTCCGGCATGGATGAAGACCCTGGCGCTCATTGCTGGCCTTGCGCTGCTCATTAGTCTGGTTGCCGGTGTTCTGTTAAAGGTTCAGGTGAATGCGCGCACCTTGGAACTTAGGCAAATCAACCAGGAAATGGAACAGCGCATCAAACTGCGCACGGCCGAATTGGCAAATGCGATGGAAAAAGCTCAGGACGCCGACCGGATTAAATCAGCCTTCCTGGCGACGATGTCGCACGAACTGCGAACGCCGCTGAACTCGATCATCGGGTTCACCGGCATCATTCTGCAGGGGATTGTCGGACCTTTAAATGACGAGCAGAAAAAACAACTGAACATGGTGCGCGGCAGTGCACAACACCTGCTTTCGTTAATCAATGATGTTCTCGACTTATCAAAGATCGAAGCAGGACAGTTGCAGATCGCCTATGAAAACTTTGACCTTCGTTCCATGATGGAAAAGGCTGTGGAGAGTGCGCGTCCGCTTACCGGCAAAAAGGGTCTTGAACTCACCTATGCAGTCTCTCCCGAAATTGAAACCATAAACAGCGACCGAAGGCGCGTTGAGCAGATTCTTCTGAATCTGATCAGCAATGCCGTAAAGTTTACGGAAAAAGGTTCGGTGAAAATAGAATGCAAACCGGAAGCGGACAACGTAACGATAAGGGTTGTGGATACGGGCATCGGCATCAAGACAGAAGACTTAGAAACCCTTTTTCGGGCCTTCAGGCAGATCGATTCGGGAATGACCCGGAAATATGAAGGGACGGGTCTGGGCCTATCCATCAGTAAAAGGCTCGTAGAACTCATGGGAGGGCAAATCCGGGTGACAAGCGAATGGGGTGCGGGAAGCACGTTCAGCTTTTCCCTGCCGAAAGAGAGGAAAGAACCATGA
- a CDS encoding OmpA family protein, with translation MIRNLKPAFVVFAVLIVAMGCATTPPAAQAPKSYVVLMDNADGTVGQLSVSGVKGDVLLNEARSAVDLDDGSGKPYGIDEGKINRDFGEALAARPPLPVSFMLYYKASGTVLTAESEALIPEILAAAEKHPAPDVSVIGHTDTVGNSEANERLGLQRAQSVAEIIRTAGLQVHDITIASHGKRNLLVATPDNTPEPKNRRVEITVR, from the coding sequence ATGATTCGCAACCTGAAACCAGCGTTTGTCGTTTTTGCCGTCCTGATCGTTGCCATGGGCTGCGCCACGACCCCGCCGGCCGCCCAGGCGCCGAAGTCCTACGTCGTTCTGATGGACAATGCGGACGGCACGGTGGGACAGTTGTCGGTGAGCGGCGTGAAAGGCGATGTCCTGCTGAACGAAGCCCGCTCCGCCGTTGATCTGGACGATGGCTCGGGCAAGCCCTACGGTATAGATGAAGGCAAGATCAACCGGGACTTTGGCGAAGCCCTCGCCGCACGGCCACCACTGCCGGTCAGCTTCATGCTCTACTACAAGGCCAGCGGGACGGTGTTGACAGCCGAGTCGGAAGCCCTGATTCCGGAGATCCTGGCTGCGGCGGAAAAGCACCCCGCACCGGATGTATCGGTGATCGGCCATACCGATACCGTGGGGAACAGCGAGGCCAACGAGAGGCTCGGGTTGCAGCGGGCACAGTCGGTGGCGGAAATCATCAGGACGGCGGGCCTGCAGGTGCATGATATAACGATCGCCTCTCATGGTAAGAGGAATCTGCTTGTCGCCACACCGGACAACACACCCGAGCCGAAAAACCGCCGGGTGGAGATCACCGTTCGATAA